One part of the Ornithodoros turicata isolate Travis chromosome 2, ASM3712646v1, whole genome shotgun sequence genome encodes these proteins:
- the LOC135385052 gene encoding endothelin-converting enzyme 2-like: protein MGKKCFVPGYRSGYRSCKEKVSLFSVPKDVERLNAWRRWTRKDRVLSANDKVCEKHFEVRKPQSTTQALHDKLSCAVPSIFPNCPACTYVSEELSDISENPSEYHFQDSHEAGNIAASVFERLFKNPAWVTLPSPVWGYHKIDLDGEEAAEDARVLVETAVGLKRKNKKHTEARTRPLSSPPQLTLRLKPHHRGCLSKMTSTLSDEQTEFEEVQGKVKTLRLIVGAAFVVLCLIIAVSIGVVLYGWNSGKESTSSGDDLQKPRMTTPTNSAPSETTADTGKRDQVMKRVCDTEDCHYMRWFIDTSVDKSLDPCSNFFNYVCKGAVSTFNDKPGQGMLAHANFKIISDMEHWLINGHAQPRRQSAYQKVIATYQSCMNTSHQAFDENRRYIENLLKGHRMALTEGLDFDPMTKQLEFCFTDWPLIYNLDTFPHRSSNEAFIEMRPYLVTQRTIQGNTSAERKEFVETVLKAIFALKDIDDATINSVLDAEDGVFNLTGTMNLSGLIIPVAELGFVENDQTLARRWIHAISKYIRGDINQIKLSTSVGAATLFHDLFGRNAPIANETVETALAWMLTYTLYDSAGLKDYRNDRNLTRRRCLYDLFSIFPTVAGAKVLLEVINRSRVDAVKAMTTEIGKEVEVSFTKSRWLDDVTKKRALEKVSRIIRLIGYHYDMMSPQEFDRYMRYVPDMEGVYIKNIIDAFAGKAKRLWESPFGNPNSLNLSIYRYTTKMPIFIVNAVNFVLLNAIFVPAATLSRPMFTYGGPPELNYGALGHIIVHEMMHSFDDLGVYFNGYGEFTMLYTPQSMQAFKSLQACHSDQIDRAPRARAFLQYPGEYLADTMAMESLTRAYKKASNISKVTLGNVKELTSDQLFYVAWCLQWCGVPAPGIDLTHPDLDERCNVPLMNSEHFSEAFSCRRDAPMNPSRKCHFF, encoded by the exons ATGGGCAAGAAGTGTTTTGTTCCCGGCTATCGCAGCGGCTACAGGTCGTGCAAAGAGAAAGTGTCGCTCTTTTCCGTGCCTAAAGATGTCGAGCGACTGAACGCGTGGAGACGATGGACCCGCAAGGATCGCGTTCTGAGCGCAAACGACAAAGTTTGCGAGAAACACTTTGAAGTACGAAAACCACAGTCCACAACGCAAGCACTGCACGACAAGCTAAGCTGTGCAGTGCCTAGCATTTTCCCAAACTGTCCTGC TTGCACGTACGTCAGCGAAGAACTATCTGACATCAGCGAGAATCCGTCCGAGTATCACTTTCAGGATAGCCATGAAGCTGGTAACATCGCGGCTTCAGTTTTTGAAAGACTGTTTAAAAATCCTGCCTGGGTAACACTGCCTTCTCCCGTATGGGGCTACCACAAAATCGACCTGGACG GTGAAGAAGCTGCCGAAGATGCTCGTGTGCTCGTGGAGACAGCCGTCGGACTGAAGAGGAAGAACAAGAAGCACACAGAAGCGAGAACACGACCGTTGTCAAGTCCACCGCAGTTAACTCTTCGCTTGAAACCACATCACCGAGGCTGCCTTTCCAAAATGACTTCGACATTGAGCGATGAACAAACG GAGTTCGAAGAAGTACAAGGTAAAGTCAAGACCTTGCGACTCATTGTGGGAGCAGCATTCGTGGTACTTTGCCTGATCATTGCAGTTTCTATCGGTGTTGTGCTTTACGGTTGGAACTCAGGGAAAGAATCAACGTCAAGCGGTGATGACTTGCAGAAGCCACGAATGACGACGCCAACGAATTCAGCACCATCAGAAACAACGGCGGACACGGGCAAGAGAGACCAGGTCATGAAAAGAGTGTGCGACACTGAAGACTGTCACTACATGCGGTGGTTCATTGACACATCTGTTGACAAATCGCTGGATCCCTGCAGCAACTTCTTCAACTACGTCTGCAAAGGTGCCGTGAGTACCTTCAACGATAAACCTGGCCAGGGCATGTTGGCTCATGCCAATTTCAAAATAATATCGGACATGGAGCATTGGCTAATAAACGGACACGCTCAACCCCGAAGACAATCTGCATACCAGAAAGTAATCGCAACGTACCAGTCGTGCATGAATACCAGTCACCAGGCCTTCGATGAGAATAGAAGGTACATAGAGAACCTTCTGAAGGGGCATCGAATGGCGCTGACCGAGGGTTTAGATTTCGACCCGATGACCAAGCAGTTGGAATTCTGTTTTACAGACTGGCCGTTGATATACAACCTGGACACGTTCCCACACCGCAGCAGCAATGAAGCTTTCATAGAAATGAGGCCATACTTGGTTACGCAACGCACGATTCAAGGAAACACCTCTGCTGAGCGGAAGGAGTTTGTAGAAACCGTTTTGAAAGCCATATTTGCCCTCAAAGATATTGACGACGCTACCATTAACTCTGTCTTAGATGCCGAGGACGGTGTTTTTAACCTGACTGGTACGATGAATCTGAGCGGGCTTATTATTCCTGTGGCTGAACTCGGCTTTGTCGAAAATGATCAGACACTTGCGAGGAGGTGGATCCATGCAATATCAAAGTACATTCGGGGTGACATTAACCAGATCAAATTGAGTACTAGCGTCGGCGCCGCTACGCTTTTCCATGATCTTTTTGGAAGGAATGCTCCAATCGCCAATGAGACCGTTGAAACAGCGTTAGCATGGATGTTAACATACACTTTGTATGATTCAGCTGGTTTGAAGGACTACAGAAATGACCGAAATCTAACCAGACGACGATGTTTATACGATCTCTTTTCCATATTCCCTACGGTTGCCGGAGCTAAAGTGTTGCTGGAAGTCATTAACAGGTCAAGAGTGGACGCTGTAAAGGCAATGACGACCGAAATCGGTAAAGAAGTTGAGGTGTCATTCACGAAGTCGAGGTGGCTGGACGATGTCACTAAGAAACGAGCTCTGGAGAAAGTGTCACGTATTATCAGACTAATAGGGTATCACTACGATATGATGTCACCGCAAGAGTTCGACAGGTACATGAGGTACGTTCCCGACATGGAGGGAGTGTACATAAAGAATATTATTGATGCTTTCGCAGGAAAAGCTAAAAGACTCTGGGAGTCCCCATTTGGGAACCCGAATTCCCTCAATTTGTCTATTTACCGGTACACAACGAAGATGCCGATTTTCATCGTGAACGCCGTGAATTTCGTGTTGTTAAACGCGATCTTTGTGCCTGCAGCCACGCTGTCTCGTCCAATGTTCACCTACGGCGGTCCTCCAGAACTGAATTACGGTGCCCTGGGTCACATAATAGTGCACGAAATGATGCACAGCTTCGACGACTTAGGTGTTTATTTTAATGGTTATGGTGAATTTACCATGCTGTATACGCCGCAAAGTATGCAAGCGTTTAAAAGCCTGCAAGCGTGTCATTCAGACCAAATTGATCGTGCACCAAGAGCTAGGGCCTTTCTTCAGTATCCAGGAGAATACCTCGCAGACACAATGGCCATGGAATCTCTTACAAGGGCCTACAAAAAGGCATCTAATATTTCGAAGGTTACGCTGGGAAACGTGAAGGAGCTAACAAGCGACCAGTTGTTCTATGTAGCCTGGTGCCTTCAGTGGTGCGGTGTTCCTGCTCCTGGAATAGACCTAACCCATCCCGATTTGGACGAAAGGTGCAACGTACCGCTCATGAACTCTGAACACTTTAGTGAAGCGTTTTCATGTCGCCGTGACGCACCTATGAATCCGTCCAGAAAGTGCCACTTCTTTTAG
- the LOC135385053 gene encoding endothelin-converting enzyme 1-like, with protein MMDEVGKQIRVSFMNSKWLDNDTKKRAVKKLSLVIRLLGYHYDMMSPQEYDIYLKYVPDMKGVYIQNILDASKGQAKHYWGAWKPNALNLSIHQQTVSIPLYAVNGVNFGGLNMIFVPAASFYRPLFTYGGPPELNYAGVGHIITHEIMHSFDNNGVYRNGYGDVDPWFTNQSIEAFGNLQVCYSDQIDRAPRARAFLDYPHEYLADTLAMESLTRAYQKASAISKVTLGNVKGLTSDQLFYITGCLMWCGVPSLVKSGTHPDLDERCNVPFVNSEHFSETFSCRPDAPMNPSKKCRFF; from the coding sequence ATGATGGACGAAGTCGGCAAGCAAATTAGGGTGTCGTTCATGAACTCGAAGTGGCTGGACAACGATACCAAGAAACGAGCGGTGAAGAAATTGTCTCTCGTGATCAGGCTTCTAGGGTATCACTACGACATGATGTCACCCCAAGAGTACGACATTTACTTGAAATATGTTCCTGACATGAAGGGAGTGTACATACAGAATATTCTCGATGCTTCCAAAGGACAAGCCAAACATTATTGGGGGGCATGGAAGCCCAATGCCCTCAATTTGTCCATTCACCAGCAGACAGTTTCCATACCACTGTACGCCGTGAATGGCGTAAATTTCGGTGGTTTAAACATGATATTTGTGCCTGCGGCATCATTCTACCGTCCACTGTTCACTTACGGTGGTCCTCCGGAACTCAATTACGCCGGTGTAGGCCACATAATAACGCACGAAATAATGCACAGCTTCGACAACAATGGTGTTTATCGCAATGGTTATGGTGATGTGGACCCGTGGTTTACGAATCAAAGTATCGAAGCCTTTGGAAACTTGCAAGTCTGTTATTCAGATCAAATTGATCGTGCACCAAGAGCTCGGGCGTTCCTTGACTACCCCCACGAATACCTAGCAGACACACTGGCCATGGAATCTCTTACGAGGGCCTACCAGAAAGCGTCTGCCATTTCAAAGGTCACCCTGGGTAACGTCAAGGGGCTAACAAGTGATCAGCTGTTTTACATAACGGGGTGCCTTATGTGGTGCGGTGTTCCTAGCCTGGTGAAAAGCGGAACCCATCCTGATCTGGACGAAAGGTGTAACGTACCGTTCGTAAACTCTGAACACTTCAGTGAAACTTTTTCGTGTCGCCCTGATGCACCCATGAATCCGTCAAAAAAGTGCCGCTTCTTTTAG
- the LOC135384070 gene encoding uncharacterized protein LOC135384070 encodes MATEVYDQQTKFEEVQDAVKTLRVFVAAAFVVLCLVTGISIGVVLYGWKSGRPSTSNVDDLEKPRRTMPTSSAPSGTTADAGTGDQVTKRVCDTEDCHYMRWLIGTSVDKSLDPCSNFYNYVCKGALSAFKGELDHGMMFNMYVKLAFNIEQWLRNGRAQPRNQSAYEKVIATYQSCMDASDQAVEASRRYVEDFLKGHRMALTEILDFDPMTKQLEFWFADLPLMFAIEPFPRRSINQVYIQVVPHMILHRTIHGNTSVDRKAFV; translated from the exons ATGGCTACAGAAGTGTACGACCAACAAACA AAATTCGAAGAAGTGCAAGATGCTGTGAAGACCTTGCGAGTCTTTGtggcagcagcattcgtggtaCTTTGCCTTGTCACTGGAATCTCTATCGGGGTTGTGCTTTACGGTTGGAAGTCAGGGAGGCCCTCGACATCAAACGTTGATGACTTGGAAAAGCCACGAAGGACGATGCCAACGAGTTCAGCACCATCAGGAACAACGGCGGACGCAGGCACGGGCGACCAGGTCACGAAAAGAGTGTGCGACACTGAAGACTGTCACTACATGCGATGGTTGATTGGCACGTCTGTTGACAAATCGCTCGATCCCTGCAGCAACTTCTACAACTACGTCTGCAAAGGCGCTCTGAGCGCTTTCAAAGGCGAACTTGATCACGGCATGATGTTTAATATGTACGTAAAATTGGCATTTAACATTGAGCAGTGGTTAAGAAACGGGCGCGCTCAACCTCGAAATCAATCTGCATATGAGAAGGTGATCGCGACGTACCAGTCCTGCATGGACGCTAGTGATCAAGCTGTTGAAGCGAGTAGGAGATACGTCGAGGACTTTCTGAAGGGCCATCGAATGGCATTGACAGAAATTTTAGATTTCGACCCGATGACCAAGCAGTTGGAATTTTGGTTCGCAGACTTGCCGTTGATGTTCGCGATTGAGCCGTTCCCACGTCGCAGCATAAATCAGGTTTATATACAAGTCGTCCCGCACATGATTCTGCATCGGACAATTCATGGGAACACATCTGTCGATCGAAAGGCGTTTGTGTAA